A stretch of Arachis hypogaea cultivar Tifrunner chromosome 15, arahy.Tifrunner.gnm2.J5K5, whole genome shotgun sequence DNA encodes these proteins:
- the LOC140179287 gene encoding uncharacterized protein has translation MFNNCQDAMRIGKKYGYPDLFITMRCNLSWQEICRINNPRNLKVKDRPDISCIRTVNDLMDMTDDESKNLCLIEIEKILNSNARSLRDYQSMPYSEVSDVFFFQNKLIEEELTYDTNELTHTNLYTEQKMTHEQMLVFDEILNAVIADLVVFTSFMRMSKRKIILNFESSRIAFLLLPGGRTAHSKFSIPITITDKSTCNIKHGSLKAELLIQNSLIIWDEVPMLNKMCFEALDRTLRDLMSVADQHKTHQPFGGKVVVLGGDFRQILPNSDDSERE, from the exons ATGTTTAATAATTGTCAAGATGCTATGAGAATTGGTAAGAAATATGGATATCCAGACCTCTTCATCACAATGAGATGTAACTTGAGTTGGCAAGAGATTTGCAGAATTAATAATCCAAGAAACTTAAAGGTTAAAGACCGACCAGATATATCGTGTATTAGGACAGTTAATGACTTAATG GACATGACTGATGACGAATCAAAAAACCTTTGTcttattgagattgagaagataCTCAACAGCAATGCGAGATCTTTAAGAGACTATCAATCAATGCCATATTCTGAGGTGTCTGATGTTTTCTTTTTTCAGAATAAGCTAATAGAGGAGGAGTTAACATATGACACAAATGAGTTGACTCATACAAACTTATATACAGAACAAAAGATGACTCATGAGCAAATGTTAGTATTCGATGAGATACTCAATGCTGTTATTGCAGACTTGGTGGTTTTTACTTCGTTTATGCGTATG TCTAAAAGaaagattattttaaattttgaatccagTAGAATTGCATTTTTACTCCTACCTGGTGGTAGAACAGCTCATTCTAAATTTTCAATACCCATTACAATCACTGATAAATCTACTTGCAACATCAAGCATGGCAGTTTGAAGGCTGAGTTGCTCATCCAAAATAGCTTAATAATTTGGGATGAAGTTCCAATGCTCAATAAAATGTGCTTTGAAGCACTTGACCGGACGCTCAGGGATCTTATGTCAGTTGCTgatcaacataagacacatcAACCATTTGGTGGAAAGGTTGTGGTTTtaggaggtgatttcagacagatacttccGAATTCTGATGATTCTGAAAGAGAGTAG